A part of Camelus ferus isolate YT-003-E chromosome 6, BCGSAC_Cfer_1.0, whole genome shotgun sequence genomic DNA contains:
- the LOC116664032 gene encoding nuclear envelope pore membrane protein POM 121C-like, translating to MCAALGPCVSAAQGGSHRALCTCALFAHKVLEPRPSNRPNSVLLAFSRIGSEGQRSESCSLPLTLPKCPMGDYLSTPCPSAPPRALGGRHLPPGPGHLQPTPRHRRLPLAGPGHLALHQLLAAGRPAYRCPMTLHRRLVTALHRRCSLLPRTLRSLLGVLSSTCSLVRRRRAVLRAETSTLSCSSASPAGTATVCAVREQPRTPALPATPGCALDSCREAVSRAPGESGKGLAKEDLAVPEGEDQRSPDGTRGEEPERGPVSFIPRPGSLQRNLCANNSEDVCVEKPQTSCVSSCPRRDAINSSYSSSQGSPPVRRKRGPARSGLPPKPLKKSRKESPQPPAEAPVVSPQTNWPDRDADTARGPRGTEGNTSDGPRPRRCRFSLLPHRRGEPLRLPPPPELRSRVTSEDLNVEKKAAFRQINSMLRGETEAGLAPPPSPDAEVTPKETTPPSQPLLSGAPQTTSGSILPPLQAPQMAPSSDQAFVTPAQGTGVTPMNSSVPSQPLLSGASQTTSGSILPTQQAPQMAPSGGLAIFTPSSDSGVTPMETTPPCQALLSGASQTTSGSILPTQQAPQTAPSGGLAIFTPPSDSGVTPMETTPPCQALLSGASQTTSGSILPPLQAPQTAPSGALAVFTPSSDSGVTPMETLHPLRLCSRGLPRPPTTSGSILAPLQAPQMAPSGGLAVFNLCSGDWVTPMNSIALLSGAPQTTSGSILPPLKAPKTAPSGALAFVNPAQGTGVTPNARQMAAIGGLAFVTPAQGTGHPHDTLYHPQPLLSGAPNHQWSILPTSKGFGGSPLRAGPLFLRTGGEPWEELYELLMASLRGQELTGPRHRLPARVQGTPGRCGHAGVRGCSLTAQTVAVPAGDAELQDSVEVSARSTALLRRTRLQVELRTPSKERRVRGSREHLL from the exons ATGTGTGCAGCCCTGGGTCCCTGTGTGTCTGCTGCACAGGGAGGGTCCCACAGGGCCCTGTGCACGTGCGCATTATTTGCTCACAAGGTTCTAGAGCCACGTCCTAGCAACAGACCAAACAGTGTGCTCTTGGCCTTCAGCAGAATTGGCAGTGAAGGACAGCGCTCAGAGTCCTGCTCTCTGCCCTTGACCTTACCTAAGTGCCCTATGGGCGACTACCTGAGCacaccctgcccctcagccccgccCCGAGCCCTGGGGGGCCGGCACCTGCCGCCAGGGCCCGGCCACCTCCAGCCCACTCCCCGCCATCGCCGACTGCCCCTGGCCGGCCCGGGTCACCTGGCTCTCCACCAGCTGCTGGCCGCTGGCAGGCCAGCCTACAGGTGTCCCATGACTTTACATCGACGCCTTGTAACAGCGCTTCACAGAAGATGCTCCCTGCTCCCGCGGACCCTGCGCTCCTTGCTGGGCGTCCTCAGCTCCACCTGTAGTCTGGTCCGTCGGAGGAGGGCCGTGCTGCGCGCCGAGACCTCCACGCTGTCCTGCAGCTCAGCGTCTCCAGCGGGCACAGCCACCGTCTGTGCAGTGAGGGAACAGCCCCGCACTCCTGCGCTGCCCGCAACGCCCGGGTGTGCCCTGGACTCGTGCAGGGAGGCGGTGTCGAGGGCCCCTGGTGAGAGCGGGAAAGGGTTGGCCAAGGAAGACCTGGCAGTCCCAGAGGGGGAAGATCAGAGGAGCCCGGATGGCACCAGGGGTGAAGAACCCGAGAGAGGCCCCGTTTCTTTCATTCCGAGGCCCGGGTCTCTGCAGAGGAACCTGTGTGCCAACAACTCAGAAGACGTCTGCGTGGAGAAACCCCAGACCTCTTGCGTGAGCTCCTGCCCCCGGAGAGATGCCATCAACAGCTCGTACAGCTCCTCCCAGGGTTCCCCGCCAGTGCGGAGGAAGAGGGGTCCCGCACGCAGCGGACTGCCCCCGAAACCCTTGAAGAAATCGAGGAAGGAGAGCCCCCAGCCTCCCGCTGAAGCTCCGGTGGTCTCACCACAGACGAACTGGCCCGACAGGGATGCAGACACAGCCAGAGGGCCGAGGGGAACCGAGGGGAACACATCCGATGGTCCCAGGCCCCGAAGATGCAGGTTTTCTCTGCTGCCACACAGGCGAGGGGAGCCCCtgaggctgcccccaccccctgaacTGCGTTCCCGAGTCACCTCGGAAGACCTCAACGTGGAGAAGAAAGCAGCGTTCCGGCAAATCAATAGCATGTTACGGGGTGAGACGGAGGCCGGCTTggctcccccgccctccccggaCGCTGAGGTCACCCCCAAGGAGACCACTCcaccctctcagcctctgctctcgggggctcCCCAGACCACCAGTGGGAGCATCTTGCCCCCTCTGCAGGCCCCGCAGATGGCCCCTAGTAGTGACCAGGCCTTCGTCACCCCCgctcaggggactggggtcacCCCCATGAATAGCAGTgtaccctctcagcctctgctctcgggggctTCCCAGACCACCAGTGGGAGCATCCTGCCCACTCAGCAGGCCCCGCAGATGGCGCCTAGTGGTGGCCTGGCCATCTTCACCCCTTCTTCGGACTCTGGGGTCACCCCCATGGAGACCACTCCACCCTGTCAGGCTCTGCTCTCGGGGGCTTCCCAGACCACCAGTGGGAGCATCCTGCCCACTCAGCAGGCCCCACAGACAGCGCCTAGTGGTGGCCTGGCCATCTTCACCCCTCCTTCGGACTCTGGGGTCACCCCCATGGAGACCACTCCACCCTGTCAGGCTCTGCTCTCGGGGGCTTCCCAGACCACCAGTGGGAGCATCCTGCCCCCTCTGCAGGCCCCGCAGACGGCGCCTAGTGGTGCCCTGGCCGTCTTCACCCCTTCTTCGGACTCTGGGGTCACCCCCATGGAGACACTCCACCCTCTCAGGCTCTGCTCTCGGGGGCTTCCCAGACCACCA ACCACCAGTGGGAGCATCTTGGCCCCTCTGCAGGCCCCGCAGATGGCCCCCAGTGGTGGCCTGGCCGTCTTCAACCTCTGCTCAGGGGACTGGGTCACCCCCATGAATAGCATT GCTCTGCTCTCGGGGGCTCCCCAAACCACCAGTGGGAGCATCTTGCCCCCTCTGAAGGCTCCGAAGACGGCCCCCAGTGGTGCCCTGGCCTTCGTGAACCCCgctcaggggactggggtcacCCCCAAT GCCCGACAGATGGCCGCCATTGGTGGCCTGGCCTTCGTCACCCCTGCTCAGGGGACGGGTCACCCCCATGATACACTGTACCaccctcagcctctgctctcgggggcCCCCAACCACCAGTGGAGCATCCTGCCCACCAGCAAG GGTTTCGGGGGCAGTCCGCTGCGTGCGGGACCCCTCTTCCTCCGCACTGGCGGGGAACCCTGGGAGGAGCTGTACGAGCTGTTGATGGCATCTCTCCGGGGGCAGGAGCTCAC GGGCCCTCGACACCGCCTCCCTGCACGAGTCCAGGGCACACCCGGGCGTTGCGGGCACGCAGGAGTGCGGGGCTGTTCCCTCACTGCACAGACGGTGGCTGTGCCCGCTGGAGACGCTGAGCTGCAGGACAGCGTGGAGGTCTCGGCGCGCAGCACGGCCCTCCTCCGACGGACCAGACTACAGGTGGAGCTGAGGACGCCCAGCAAGGAGCGCAGGGTCCGCGGGAGCAGGGAGCATCTTCTGTGA